From the Astatotilapia calliptera chromosome 6, fAstCal1.2, whole genome shotgun sequence genome, one window contains:
- the LOC113024036 gene encoding uncharacterized protein LOC113024036 encodes MHSVSGGRSSWACTLLLVSLQLWGRLSASTTSVTLQAPTLEIYSKSKDSVVLVCRAPEGYTGVLFMLYERRKKVDSRDLPSHVGEVQFTIRIQEWVPGQSKLFCCLYRSQEGHYSAFSPYLQLEDQNDTSLPPPVLSVEPSSGEVKRGDLLSFSCTVPAHPQSQSNKPTSFLLLRTAKQTGTASVIQQPRASQVSNFQLQPGVFTVGPVRGGEEGEYTCLYQMTKESGLVNSTVSNIVPITITDILPAPNLHLEQQTDVWHLLCIGSAAYPGAVFSLYLVDGEFPVATFQANIFAHQATFPLPVQDSPVALYQCQYSVLLGETWSKSEHSNPLTVTKGNSPPPTSTDSLNLDWPLVVGSLSAAVLILCSLAVVIIVVHRKVKARAEERQKREDTQFWSQVHAKDHIVDITLTRTTFPSEDWVSRDTEATSRAPLWNPLSTFTTQIH; translated from the exons ATGCACTCAGTTAGTGGTGGACGATCATCCTGGGCATGTACTCTGTTACTGGTCTCTCTCCAACTTTGGG GACGACTTTCTGCTTCCACGACCTCGGTCACTCTTCAGGCTCCTACCCTGGAGATCTATTCGAAGTCAAAGGACTCCGTGGTCCTGGTCTGCCGAGCCCCCGAGGGTTACACTGGGGTTTTGTTCATGCTTTAcgagaggagaaaaaag GTGGATTCTCGGGATCTGCCCTCTCATGTTGGAGAAGTTCAGTTTACTATTAGGATACAAGAATGGGTCCCAGGCCAGAGTAAACTTTTCTGCTGTCTGTACAGGAGCCAGGAGGGTCACTACAGCGCATTCAGTCCATATTTGCAACTGGAGGACCAAaatg ACACCTCCCTCCCACCTCCAGTCTTGTCTGTAGAGCCTTCCTCAGGTGAGGTCAAACGCGGGGACCTGCTGTCCTTCAGCTGCACAGTCCCGGCCCATCCACAGTCGCAGTCAAACAAACCGACAAGCTTCCTTTTGCTGAGGACCGCTAAACAAACAGGGACGGCATCTGTTATCCAGCAGCCCCGGGCTAGCCAGGTATCAAACTTCCAGCTGCAGCCGGGAGTCTTCACTGTGGGGCCAGTcaggggaggagaggagggagagtacACCTGCCTCTatcaaatgaccaaagaaagcGGACTGGTTAAttccactgtgagcaacatagTTCCAATCACCATTACAG ACATCCTGCCGGCGCCCAATCTTCACCTTGAACAGCAGACAGATGTGTGGCATTTACTGTGCATAGGGTCTGCTGCATACCCCGGCGCTGTGTTCTCTCTCTACCTGGTGGATGGTGAATTTCCTGTTGCAACATTTCAGGCAAACATTTTCGCGCATCAAGCCACCTTCCCACTGCCTGTCCAGGACTCTCCAGTGGCTCTATACCAGTGCCAGTACAGTGTCCTACTGGGAGAGACATGGAGCAAGTCTGAGCACAGCAACCCTTTAACTGTAACCAAAG ggAATTCCCCACCACCAACATCAACAG ATTCATTAAATCTGGACTGGCCTCTCGTTGTGGGCTCTTTGTCAGCTGCGGTGTTGATCCTCTGTTCTTTGGCAGTCGTGATCATAGTGGTGCACAGGAAAG TGAAAGCAAGAGcagaagaaagacagaaaag GGAGGATACACAGTTCTGGTCTCAGGTTCATGCGAAGGATCATATAGTTG ACATTACACTCACACGTACAACCTTCCCTTCTGAG GACTGGGTCAGCAGGGACACCGAAGCGACATCCAGAGCCCCTCTCTGGAACCCTCTTTCAACATTCACAACACAGATCCATTAG